One bacterium genomic window carries:
- a CDS encoding outer membrane beta-barrel protein: MFRKIGIGLLLGSLLLFPPTAKSQPGAYIGPHLGIQKSHDAEDANYLVGATLRLKLMPVIGIEGDIGYRQEKYGSGALTAKSWPFTVTGLLYPLPIIYGGIGGGWYNTTFDYSDIYNDAGIDDETKSEFGWHLVAGLELPASPNVHVYGDIRYVFLEYKFKELPDAVLDGAKSDFYSINIGVLFRL, translated from the coding sequence ATGTTTAGAAAAATTGGAATCGGGCTGTTATTGGGGTCTCTGCTGCTCTTTCCGCCCACAGCGAAAAGCCAACCGGGCGCCTACATTGGCCCCCACCTCGGGATTCAGAAATCACACGACGCCGAAGATGCCAACTACCTTGTCGGCGCCACCCTGCGATTGAAGCTGATGCCGGTCATCGGAATAGAGGGCGATATCGGTTATCGGCAGGAGAAGTACGGTTCAGGAGCGCTGACTGCCAAGAGCTGGCCGTTCACCGTTACGGGATTGCTCTATCCATTGCCGATCATCTATGGCGGAATCGGCGGCGGCTGGTATAACACCACTTTTGATTACTCTGACATCTATAACGATGCTGGAATCGACGACGAAACTAAGAGCGAGTTTGGTTGGCACCTGGTCGCGGGACTCGAACTACCCGCATCGCCAAATGTCCACGTGTACGGAGATATCCGCTATGTGTTTCTCGAGTACAAGTTCAAAGAACTACCGGATGCCGTCCTTGATGGCGCCAAATCCGATTTCTATTCAATAAATATCGGCGTGCTGTTCCGCCTTTAG
- a CDS encoding GNAT family N-acetyltransferase: MTQIIRTDSSNSDFRNLVTLLDQDLRIRDGDEHTFYAAYNKIDSIAHVVVAYRDVTPVGCGAIKKYSDLVIEIKRMYVLPEYRGKGIAGAVLSNLEAWAVELGFTESILETGKKQPEAIRLYQKSGYTTIPNYGQYQGVENSVCMQKKLTK; this comes from the coding sequence ATGACTCAGATCATTAGGACAGATTCTTCCAACTCGGATTTTCGCAATCTCGTAACGCTCCTCGATCAGGACTTACGGATACGCGACGGAGACGAACACACGTTCTATGCCGCCTACAATAAGATAGACTCGATAGCTCACGTCGTGGTGGCCTACAGGGATGTAACACCGGTCGGTTGCGGAGCGATAAAGAAGTATTCTGACCTCGTGATCGAGATCAAGCGAATGTACGTCCTGCCGGAATATCGCGGCAAGGGTATTGCCGGGGCGGTGCTAAGCAATCTTGAAGCTTGGGCGGTTGAATTGGGATTCACCGAAAGTATTCTGGAAACCGGCAAAAAGCAGCCCGAAGCAATCCGCCTGTACCAGAAGTCGGGATACACCACAATTCCCAACTACGGCCAATATCAGGGTGTCGAGAACAGCGTTTGCATGCAGAAGAAGCTCACAAAATGA
- the pabB gene encoding aminodeoxychorismate synthase component I has translation MLPSVLLFDAANRVWLAFENPVEIITATNIEDVAASMLLVQNRVETEQLWAAGFLSYEASPAFDRSLIVHSESEFPKLWFGLYREPRRFALPDDADEAADNSLKWTSSIGREEYDANICRIKNLIARGDTYQVNFTTRLRADISSDFNSASYFQSLIQDQQASYAAYLDIGDHVICSASPELFFRLDGNFITTRPMKGTVHRGRTTLEDAKLSEWLAQSEKNRAENVMIVDMMRNDLGKIAKVGSVQVPQLFALERYPTVWQMISEVTASTDASFSQIISALFPAASVTGAPKPKTMAIIADLEPEARKIYTGTIGFLSPNRRAQFSVPIRTVLIDRTLRTAEYGVGGGIVWDSNSAEEYDECQTKAKVLARRPRDFSLLETLLWTPNGGYFLLEEHLSRLNDSADYFGFEFDLAKARKSLATLYNQLDGRQKIRLLLDRRGTITLQNDAIADVVSEVPLRLRFAKDPIDSSDVFLYHKTTNRGCYESARQSVEDCDDVVLFNREGFITETTIDNIIVKRSDGAHVTPPVSCGLLAGTYRASLLSEGKIIEDEITIEQLKRATSITVINSVRGWRNAVLVVD, from the coding sequence ATGTTACCTTCAGTGTTGTTGTTTGACGCCGCAAATCGGGTGTGGTTGGCGTTTGAGAATCCGGTTGAAATCATAACTGCGACGAACATTGAAGATGTCGCCGCGTCTATGCTTCTGGTTCAAAATCGAGTTGAGACCGAACAACTCTGGGCTGCCGGCTTTCTGAGTTACGAAGCTTCACCAGCCTTTGATCGCAGCCTCATAGTTCACTCTGAATCGGAGTTTCCCAAACTGTGGTTTGGGCTCTACCGCGAACCACGCCGCTTTGCTCTTCCTGATGACGCTGATGAAGCAGCAGATAACTCATTGAAATGGACTTCTTCAATCGGACGTGAAGAGTACGACGCAAACATTTGCAGGATCAAGAATCTCATCGCGCGCGGCGACACCTATCAGGTCAACTTCACAACGCGATTGCGCGCTGATATTAGCTCCGACTTCAATTCAGCGAGTTACTTCCAAAGTCTGATACAGGATCAGCAGGCTTCATACGCCGCATATCTGGACATCGGTGATCATGTGATATGCTCGGCATCGCCGGAGTTGTTCTTCCGATTGGACGGTAATTTTATCACGACCCGTCCGATGAAAGGGACGGTACATCGCGGACGAACGACATTGGAAGATGCAAAGTTGTCGGAGTGGTTAGCTCAGTCTGAAAAGAATCGCGCTGAGAACGTCATGATTGTTGACATGATGCGCAACGACCTTGGCAAGATCGCCAAGGTCGGCTCTGTGCAAGTGCCGCAATTGTTCGCGTTGGAACGATATCCAACAGTCTGGCAGATGATATCAGAAGTAACCGCTTCGACGGATGCCTCTTTTAGTCAGATCATTTCTGCGCTCTTTCCAGCTGCCTCAGTGACCGGGGCTCCCAAACCGAAGACGATGGCGATCATTGCCGACCTGGAGCCGGAAGCCCGCAAGATTTACACAGGTACTATTGGATTCTTGTCGCCGAATCGTCGGGCGCAGTTCAGCGTCCCCATTCGCACAGTGCTAATAGATAGAACACTTCGCACTGCTGAATATGGCGTCGGCGGTGGGATCGTCTGGGACTCGAACTCCGCCGAGGAATACGACGAATGCCAAACGAAGGCGAAAGTGCTGGCAAGACGGCCTCGTGACTTCTCATTGCTTGAGACATTATTGTGGACACCAAATGGCGGCTACTTCCTTTTGGAAGAGCATCTTTCTCGGCTGAACGATTCTGCTGACTACTTCGGATTTGAATTTGACCTAGCGAAGGCGCGTAAATCATTGGCCACTCTTTACAATCAACTCGATGGCCGACAGAAGATCCGACTACTGCTCGATCGTCGCGGTACGATCACACTGCAAAATGATGCTATTGCGGACGTCGTTTCGGAGGTACCATTGCGTTTGCGATTCGCAAAGGACCCGATCGACTCAAGCGATGTATTTCTTTACCACAAAACCACCAATCGCGGTTGTTACGAATCGGCACGACAATCGGTAGAAGATTGTGATGACGTCGTCCTGTTCAATCGAGAAGGATTCATAACCGAAACCACAATCGACAACATCATTGTGAAAAGGTCTGATGGCGCTCATGTCACTCCGCCGGTGAGTTGCGGCCTTCTTGCCGGTACGTATCGTGCCTCGCTTCTAAGTGAAGGCAAGATTATCGAAGACGAAATCACCATCGAACAGTTGAAACGCGCAACGTCGATCACAGTCATCAATTCTGTTCGCGGTTGGCGAAACGCGGTTCTTGTTGTCGATTAG
- a CDS encoding DUF853 family protein, with the protein MPDSILLGKGEAHVKLLLRMANRHGLIAGATGTGKTVALQVIAEKLSQNGVPVFLADVKGDLAGISQPGVEKPKITERIGQIGIADFQFAGSPVALWDLFGEQGHPIRTTISDMGPLLLGRLLDLNETQTGVLNLVFRIADDNALLLLDLKDLQEMLKFVGENAKQFTTDYGNISAASVGAIQRSLLTLEEQGGDKFFGEPALDLDDLIHTDSMGRGIVNILASDRIMMSPRIYATFLLWLLAELFEQLPEAGDIDKPKLVFFFDEAHLLFNEAPKALLEKIEQVVRLIRSKGVGVFFVTQNPLDIPDSVLAQLGNRVQFALRAFTPRDQKAVRAAATTFRSNPKLDIEKTITELGIGEALVSLLDEKGAPTITDRTLIAPPQSQLGPILPQQRNELIRTSTLMGRYEKTIDRESAYELLKAKAQRATTASPQVVFEDYGAPQRATKQPRTTSRPTRQPESMAESIAKSTLRAAGSQLGRSLIRGVLGSLLGGRRR; encoded by the coding sequence GTGCCTGACTCGATATTACTTGGCAAAGGTGAAGCCCATGTGAAGCTGCTTCTACGCATGGCCAATCGCCACGGCCTAATTGCTGGTGCAACTGGCACTGGAAAAACTGTGGCTCTTCAAGTGATTGCTGAGAAGCTCAGTCAAAACGGCGTGCCGGTGTTTCTCGCTGACGTAAAAGGCGACCTTGCGGGGATATCTCAGCCGGGTGTTGAGAAACCGAAGATCACCGAACGTATTGGACAGATCGGGATTGCTGATTTTCAGTTTGCCGGTAGCCCAGTAGCACTTTGGGATCTGTTCGGCGAGCAGGGACACCCGATTCGCACGACGATCTCCGATATGGGTCCGCTATTACTTGGGCGATTGCTTGATCTCAATGAGACTCAGACCGGCGTACTCAATCTCGTATTCCGAATCGCCGACGACAATGCCCTACTGTTGCTCGATCTAAAGGATTTGCAGGAAATGCTTAAGTTCGTTGGCGAAAATGCGAAGCAATTTACCACCGACTATGGCAACATCTCCGCAGCAAGCGTCGGAGCAATTCAACGGTCACTGCTTACTCTCGAAGAACAAGGCGGCGACAAATTCTTCGGCGAACCGGCATTGGACTTGGATGACCTGATCCACACCGACAGCATGGGTCGAGGCATTGTCAACATACTTGCTTCCGACCGGATCATGATGTCACCGAGGATTTATGCTACGTTCCTGCTGTGGCTGTTGGCAGAACTCTTTGAGCAACTCCCCGAAGCCGGCGACATCGACAAGCCGAAACTGGTCTTCTTCTTTGACGAGGCGCATCTCCTATTCAATGAAGCGCCCAAAGCACTACTCGAGAAAATTGAACAGGTGGTGCGGCTGATTCGCTCCAAAGGCGTCGGCGTTTTCTTCGTCACACAGAACCCGCTCGACATTCCCGACTCAGTTTTGGCACAATTGGGAAATCGCGTGCAGTTTGCTTTGCGGGCGTTTACACCGCGCGACCAAAAGGCTGTCCGCGCCGCCGCGACTACCTTTAGAAGCAATCCAAAACTGGATATCGAGAAGACTATCACCGAATTGGGAATCGGCGAAGCGTTGGTGTCGCTTCTCGATGAAAAGGGCGCACCAACAATCACTGACCGCACATTGATTGCACCGCCACAGAGTCAGTTGGGGCCGATTCTGCCGCAACAGCGAAATGAACTGATTCGCACTTCGACGCTAATGGGAAGATATGAAAAGACAATTGACCGCGAATCGGCGTATGAACTTCTCAAGGCAAAAGCTCAACGCGCTACCACAGCCAGCCCACAGGTAGTGTTCGAGGATTACGGCGCACCGCAACGCGCGACAAAGCAGCCGCGAACAACATCGCGGCCAACTCGCCAGCCGGAGAGCATGGCGGAGTCTATCGCCAAGAGCACGCTTCGCGCCGCCGGAAGTCAACTCGGCCGTTCATTGATTCGTGGTGTACTTGGTTCGTTGCTTGGTGGAAGACGACGTTAA
- a CDS encoding DUF1697 domain-containing protein, protein MTYGNSLQSSLGKFVALLRGINVGGNRIIPSADLKKCFEKMGFGDVKTILQSGNVKFTSDSKNAAQVRSTIETGLAKRFDYPAKAVVSRLSG, encoded by the coding sequence ATAACCTATGGCAACTCGCTCCAATCGTCGTTAGGTAAATTCGTCGCCCTTCTTCGCGGCATCAACGTCGGAGGGAATCGTATTATCCCCAGTGCCGACCTCAAGAAGTGTTTCGAGAAAATGGGGTTCGGCGATGTCAAAACAATCCTCCAGAGCGGCAATGTGAAGTTCACCTCAGACTCGAAAAACGCGGCTCAAGTCCGAAGTACAATCGAAACCGGGCTAGCGAAGAGATTCGACTATCCGGCGAAAGCAGTTGTGTCACGCTTGAGCGGCTAA
- a CDS encoding Stp1/IreP family PP2C-type Ser/Thr phosphatase, with the protein MQVKFAGASDVGKVRQHNEDSFAIDPAHNLMMVCDGMGGHAAGEVASRIGIETITALFNTNDPKMFDSDIHSYPETITPLGKLLAGSIAVANHRIIQHGRSVPGQTGMGTTVVACQFDNGIVTICHVGDSRAYLIREQNIRRVTIDHSWVSELMEKHNLSEADAELQVNKNVITRALGTKPQIRVDISQVRFIQNDLFLICSDGLTGMVSDSDILKAATEHGGNLEALVNNLIERANNAGGADNVTVCAARITEMGETPEFDEVRRVTIEWGTEQELTEFSRLAGEYFQQESPPAQDTHSSVETGEFTPPPPKKKSALNPMFFVLIILVIVVILVFWYSS; encoded by the coding sequence ATGCAGGTCAAATTCGCCGGCGCTTCCGATGTCGGAAAAGTGCGCCAACACAATGAAGATTCTTTCGCTATCGACCCCGCGCATAACCTGATGATGGTATGTGACGGTATGGGCGGCCATGCCGCCGGCGAGGTCGCTTCCCGCATTGGTATCGAAACCATCACGGCGCTATTCAATACAAATGATCCCAAAATGTTCGATTCGGACATTCATAGCTACCCGGAGACCATCACACCGTTGGGCAAGCTATTGGCCGGATCAATTGCCGTAGCCAATCATCGAATCATCCAGCATGGGCGCAGTGTCCCGGGGCAGACCGGAATGGGCACTACGGTCGTGGCCTGCCAATTCGACAACGGTATAGTCACGATTTGCCATGTCGGCGACAGCCGCGCCTACTTGATTCGCGAGCAGAATATTCGCCGCGTCACGATTGACCATTCCTGGGTCAGCGAGTTGATGGAAAAGCATAATCTTTCGGAAGCTGACGCCGAATTGCAGGTAAACAAGAATGTCATCACCCGTGCGCTCGGGACCAAGCCGCAAATTCGGGTGGATATTTCGCAGGTCCGTTTCATCCAAAATGACCTTTTCCTGATCTGTTCAGACGGGTTGACGGGAATGGTCAGCGACAGCGATATCCTTAAAGCTGCGACTGAACATGGCGGCAATCTAGAGGCGCTAGTCAATAACCTAATTGAGCGCGCCAACAATGCCGGGGGCGCCGACAATGTCACAGTCTGCGCAGCGCGGATCACGGAGATGGGGGAAACACCGGAATTCGATGAGGTCAGGAGAGTGACGATTGAGTGGGGCACGGAACAGGAACTGACCGAATTTTCCCGGTTGGCCGGCGAGTATTTCCAACAGGAAAGCCCACCGGCGCAGGATACACATTCGAGCGTTGAGACGGGTGAATTCACTCCTCCTCCGCCCAAAAAAAAAAGCGCACTCAATCCGATGTTCTTCGTCCTGATCATTCTCGTAATCGTCGTGATTCTCGTCTTCTGGTATTCTAGTTAG
- a CDS encoding FHA domain-containing protein, with protein sequence MARFVVLKGGASYKLFEFDGNIARIGSGETMDLNLDSPGLTGDLFFLTKSANGYEIERRNDGLSFSVNGAPGGNRVLLNDGDKVAFLDYLIIATYPPTLGSPVPAPEAAKAPEAPAPPKVSKDTAPVVSAAPQPPPPPPPPPPPSQPEQPKPAPRGVERPTTIIDSAAMMQSQQAKSPPPPPPVQREQQSASPRQGPPTTDVGRPERQAPAAPRKARITPVYSLVGLSGQYKGQVREIDTRDFVIGRDSSVCDLVVDRTESGDLDNSVSREHFTIVATDEGLSLIDKKSRLRTFINGKVIEPNQRESIAPEDIISIPVPTGEVKFRLCFVGNENFSPDKGRSKYLPIIIGLAVLITLLIVATIWLLGD encoded by the coding sequence GTGGCACGATTTGTGGTGCTGAAAGGCGGCGCCAGCTACAAATTATTCGAGTTTGATGGCAACATCGCCCGGATAGGATCCGGCGAGACAATGGACTTGAACCTTGACTCGCCCGGCTTGACCGGCGATTTGTTCTTTTTGACTAAGTCGGCAAACGGCTACGAGATTGAGCGCCGCAATGACGGGCTCAGCTTCAGTGTCAATGGTGCTCCGGGTGGAAATCGTGTTCTGCTCAACGATGGAGATAAGGTAGCATTTCTCGATTACTTGATCATTGCGACGTATCCACCAACGCTGGGTTCGCCAGTACCGGCACCGGAAGCGGCGAAAGCACCTGAAGCACCGGCACCGCCGAAAGTGTCAAAAGACACTGCTCCAGTCGTGTCTGCAGCGCCTCAACCACCTCCACCGCCACCACCACCTCCTCCTCCGTCACAGCCGGAGCAACCGAAACCAGCGCCTCGCGGAGTGGAGCGACCGACGACAATTATCGACTCCGCTGCGATGATGCAATCGCAGCAGGCAAAGTCACCTCCACCACCTCCTCCTGTCCAGCGCGAACAGCAAAGTGCTTCCCCACGGCAGGGACCACCGACAACAGATGTCGGGCGGCCTGAGCGCCAAGCTCCCGCGGCACCGCGGAAAGCGCGAATCACACCGGTCTACTCGCTGGTTGGATTATCGGGACAATACAAGGGTCAGGTGCGGGAAATTGATACGCGGGATTTCGTAATTGGTCGCGATTCGTCAGTTTGCGATCTCGTCGTAGATCGAACTGAAAGCGGGGATTTGGACAATTCCGTTTCGCGCGAGCATTTCACGATTGTGGCAACTGATGAGGGTCTTTCGCTGATCGACAAGAAGAGCCGCCTGCGTACCTTCATTAATGGAAAAGTGATCGAGCCGAATCAGCGCGAATCAATCGCTCCGGAAGATATTATTTCGATTCCGGTGCCCACCGGAGAGGTCAAGTTCCGCCTTTGTTTTGTAGGTAACGAGAACTTCTCACCCGACAAAGGTCGCAGCAAGTACCTTCCGATAATTATTGGACTTGCGGTCCTTATAACATTGCTTATCGTAGCAACAATCTGGTTGCTTGGAGACTAG
- a CDS encoding protein kinase: protein MKLIDGRIELTGLVQEWSWGNLHLARDTELSRQLNVVEINRHAFPSDADVRTYVRAAFGQTQVAHPNLRQILSVKRGEDGTVYVVQEFVAGANLRRLLDSPFAIDVNIEIANLIVAQLARGLAAAHDARDRQTGQSLKLYHLGLNPEAIWISDAGSVRISDFQFPPAQIKETKQVAYLAPEQIQGGAVDQRTDLFSLAVIAFELYSGKRLFETANVSELMSTILKGEYRLEAMTTSKADSRITSLIENCLRQNRNDRLVTATQIGDRAESLYREATDHPEKRLRELVEKIAETPKLHPYPAGRNERVRTRAIDRTDIEEGIQTMADQSRNDRDDDKRPRAGQETRISTTPVSERLKRAKRSGLGGNKTVLVLGGLAAMLVLVVGFLVVRKMMQNTGGSSEPQVMEMKSGTIATTPDGVAVYSADSLLGYTPLTLTMPEGELLTLRHPCCPDSAIVLNFDRLSEGSYVMQTVVEVTSNPVGAKLTINGEDAGKTTPYQFVAAAVDTIQFTLEVPGKKALTSGPVVLADFATLNLTDIDVSKREGGGIEFSGSFSDRPTTTLITYPRDATVKITNSGVELGRTPLKKDLGDDAVMLTITKSGFEDRILEIPASGKRKDTYKEYLYRRVDIQAYEAGSPDRSVNAKIREVVYDGKSYSSSDVTPASVRLPGIECRIVLSADGYQDTDTIVTPTAKEFTVVMRKREAGKPVREETPVKQDDGSKSEVKIFVVDDKKSPIQGVLVTAEFKKGKEKQLVDIGRTDGDGRVVAKLDPSKYKFITSHENYKNADESKDVKAGEQYVLTIKVKRR from the coding sequence ATGAAGTTAATCGACGGACGTATTGAGCTTACTGGATTGGTCCAGGAATGGTCGTGGGGGAATCTGCATCTTGCGCGTGACACCGAGCTGTCGCGGCAACTGAATGTTGTCGAGATTAACCGTCACGCATTTCCCAGCGACGCCGATGTTCGCACCTACGTTCGCGCGGCCTTTGGACAGACTCAAGTTGCGCATCCCAACTTGCGCCAGATACTTAGCGTTAAGCGTGGCGAAGATGGCACAGTCTATGTTGTGCAGGAATTCGTCGCCGGAGCGAACCTGCGCCGGTTGCTTGATAGTCCCTTTGCAATCGACGTGAACATTGAGATAGCGAATCTGATCGTCGCGCAACTGGCAAGAGGTCTGGCAGCAGCGCATGATGCGCGCGACCGTCAGACCGGTCAATCTTTGAAACTCTATCACTTGGGACTCAATCCTGAGGCAATTTGGATCTCTGATGCTGGTTCTGTAAGAATCAGCGATTTCCAGTTTCCACCAGCGCAAATCAAAGAAACAAAGCAAGTCGCCTATTTGGCGCCGGAGCAGATTCAGGGCGGGGCAGTTGACCAGCGTACTGACTTGTTCAGTCTGGCAGTTATTGCCTTTGAATTGTATTCAGGAAAGCGCCTCTTCGAAACGGCCAATGTTTCCGAGCTGATGTCGACTATCCTCAAGGGCGAGTATCGACTTGAAGCCATGACAACGAGCAAGGCTGATAGCAGAATTACCAGCCTCATCGAGAATTGTCTTCGACAGAATCGCAATGACCGACTTGTGACTGCTACCCAAATTGGAGATCGAGCCGAATCGCTCTACCGTGAAGCGACAGATCATCCGGAAAAAAGACTAAGAGAATTAGTTGAAAAAATTGCTGAAACACCTAAATTGCATCCATATCCAGCGGGCAGAAACGAACGGGTTAGAACCCGGGCTATTGATCGAACCGATATAGAAGAAGGGATTCAAACTATGGCCGATCAGTCACGGAATGATCGCGACGACGATAAGAGGCCGCGAGCCGGACAGGAGACGAGAATCTCCACTACGCCGGTGTCGGAACGTTTGAAACGCGCCAAACGCAGCGGTCTCGGCGGCAACAAGACTGTACTTGTCCTGGGCGGTTTGGCAGCCATGTTGGTGTTGGTAGTCGGTTTTCTCGTTGTACGCAAGATGATGCAAAACACCGGAGGGAGCAGTGAACCTCAGGTGATGGAAATGAAAAGCGGCACAATTGCGACCACGCCGGACGGTGTGGCAGTTTACTCCGCCGATTCGCTGCTTGGATATACTCCGCTGACATTGACGATGCCGGAAGGCGAATTACTGACATTGCGTCATCCGTGTTGTCCTGATTCCGCCATTGTGTTGAACTTCGACCGCCTCTCCGAAGGCAGTTATGTGATGCAGACAGTTGTAGAGGTGACTTCAAATCCGGTCGGCGCCAAGTTGACTATTAATGGAGAAGACGCCGGCAAAACGACGCCTTATCAGTTCGTGGCTGCAGCCGTAGATACCATCCAGTTCACATTGGAAGTGCCGGGCAAAAAGGCGCTAACAAGCGGCCCAGTGGTTTTGGCCGACTTTGCGACTTTAAACTTAACCGACATTGATGTATCAAAGCGAGAAGGCGGCGGTATTGAATTTTCGGGATCCTTCTCGGATAGACCGACGACCACACTAATCACGTATCCTCGCGATGCAACGGTAAAAATCACCAATAGTGGCGTAGAATTGGGAAGAACCCCACTGAAGAAGGATCTTGGTGACGATGCTGTTATGCTGACGATTACCAAGAGCGGCTTTGAGGACCGAATACTCGAAATCCCGGCATCGGGCAAACGCAAGGACACTTACAAAGAATACCTCTACCGCCGGGTGGACATTCAGGCGTACGAGGCCGGTAGCCCCGATCGTTCGGTCAATGCCAAGATTCGTGAAGTCGTATATGACGGAAAGAGTTACTCATCCAGCGACGTAACTCCGGCTTCAGTAAGGCTGCCTGGAATCGAATGCCGCATTGTTCTCTCTGCTGACGGTTATCAGGATACCGATACAATAGTTACTCCGACCGCCAAGGAATTCACGGTAGTCATGCGCAAGCGCGAAGCCGGCAAACCGGTACGCGAAGAGACTCCCGTCAAACAGGACGACGGCAGCAAGTCCGAGGTTAAGATATTCGTCGTTGATGATAAGAAGAGTCCGATCCAGGGTGTCTTGGTTACTGCCGAGTTTAAGAAGGGCAAAGAGAAGCAACTGGTTGATATCGGACGCACCGATGGCGATGGCAGGGTTGTTGCAAAACTCGACCCAAGTAAATACAAATTCATCACCTCGCATGAGAACTACAAGAACGCTGACGAGTCGAAAGACGTCAAAGCCGGCGAGCAGTATGTTCTGACGATTAAGGTGAAGAGGAGATAG